Part of the Acidaminococcales bacterium genome, GGGCGCATGCCTCGGTTGACGGCATTACCCGGTTTTTGCCGAGCGTCGCCGGCTTTTTGCTGGAACGCGAGATAAATTTTCTCGGCAAGGCGCTGGAACATCCCACGCGGCCGTTTGCCGCCATTCTCGGCGGCGCGAAGGTATCCGACAAAATAGGGGTCATTGCCAGCCTTCTGAACAAAGCCGACAAGATACTTATCGGCGGCGGCATGGCCAACACTTTCTTGGCAGCGCTCGGCTATGACATGCAAAAATCTTTGGTGGAAAGCGACAAAATTGGCTACGCCAAAGAGCTTTTGGCGCAAGCCGAAAAGAGCGGCGTTGAGTTTTTGCTGCCAACGGACGTAGTGGCGGCGGATCGCTTCGCCGACGGCGCGGCGCGCGAAAATTGCGCGGCGGACAGGATCAGGGAAGGCTGGATGGCGCTTGACATCGGCGAAAAGACTTGCGAGCTTTTTGCGGCCGCCTTAAAGGACGCGCGGACAATCGTCTGGAACGGCCCGATGGGCGTTTTTGAGATGGACGCTTTTTGCGCCGGCACGGAAAAGGTGGCCAAAGCGGTAGCGGCGTCCGCCGCCGTGAGCATAGTCGGCGGCGGCGATTCGGTCGCGGCCATTGAAAAATTAGGCCTTGCCGCTGACATAACGCACATTTCCACCGGCGGCGGCGCTTCGCTTGAATATCTGGAAGGAAAAACTCTGCCGGGGGTCGCCGCTTTGGACGATCTGCGCCGCCCCTTGATCGCCGGCAACTGGAAAATGCACAAAACGGTGAGCGAGGCGGTAGCTTTAGCGGAAGAAATAGCGCGCCTTACGGCGGGAGTGGAAGCGGAAATAGCCATATTCCCGCCTTTTACGGCGTTAGAAAGCGTAGCCGAAGCCATTGACGGGCGGCATGTCGGCTATGGCGGGCAGGATTTGCATTATGAAGACAAAGGCGCTTTTACCGGCGCGGTGTCAGGCCCCATGCTTTCAGACATAGGCTGTCAGTATGTGTTGGTAGGCCATTCCGAGCGGCGGCATATTTTCGGCGAGACCGACGCCATAAGCGGCGACAAAGTCCGGGCCGCGCTGCGCAACGGCCTGACGCCGGTGCTTTGCGTGGGCGAGCGGGAGACGGAGCGGGCAAAAGGCGAAACGGCGGCGGTTATAGAAAGGCAGCTGGCGGCCGGTCTGTCCGCGCTGGAAAAACAGGCCGAGTTGCCGGCGATGGTGGCTTATGAGCCGGTCTGGGCCATTGGCACAGGCAAGACGGCCAGCCCTGCCGACGCCGACGAAGTATGCGGCCGCATCCGCGCTTGGATAGCCGCCAATTTTGGCGAGAAAGCCGCGCGCTTTGCCAGGATACTTTACGGCGGCAGCGTTAATGAAAAAAACATAAAAGCGCTTATGGACACGGACAACATAGACGGTGTGCTGGTAGGCGGCGCCAGCCTGTCCGCCGGCGGGTTCGCCGCGATCGCGCGCTATAAATAGGAGAAAGCCATGAACAAAAAAAAGCCGCTTCTTTTGGTGATCATGGACGGGTTCGGCTTGCGGGAGTCGAAAGAATACAACGCGGTAAAGCTTGCCGCAACGCCTTGCCTGGACAAGCTTTGCGCAGAATATCCGCATACCGGCCTGATCGCCTCCGGCACGGACGTCGGGCTGCCGGAGGGGCAGATGGGCAACTCGGAAGTCGGGCATTTGAACATCGGTTCCGGCCGCATAGTTTACCAGGAACTGACGCGGATATCCAAGGCGATAAAAGACGGCTCCTTTTTTGAAAATCAAGTGCTGCTGTCCGCGTTGCGGCAGGTCAAAGAAAAAGGGTCCTTTCTGCATCTTATCGGGCTTTTGTCCGATGGCGGCGTACACAGCCATATTGAGCATCTTTTCGCCCTCCTCAAACTGGCGAAAAAAGAAAAAGTGGGAAAAGTATGCGTCCACGCCCTGTTGGACGGGCGCGACACGCCGCCGCAAAGCGGGATAGGATTTGTCGAAAGGTTGGAAGCTGAACTCAAGGCGACGGGCATAGGCGAGATAGCGACGGTAGCGGGACGGTATTACGCTATGGACCGCGACAATCGCTGGGAACGGGTGGAAAAAGCTTACCGCGTCCTGGCGCTGCGCGAGGGCGGGACGGCCGAAAACGCGGCCTCGGGCGTTAACGCCT contains:
- the tpiA gene encoding triose-phosphate isomerase, whose translation is MEKKNIRDIAVKGKKVIVRVDYNVPIKSGAITDDTRIVKSLPTINYLLEAGAAVILMTHLGRPKGKPDQAFTVRPAAERLQQLLGKKVLFVPDCIGAAAEEAAARLRPGEILMLENLRFYAQEEKNEPEFSEKLAKLADIYVNDGFGVSHRAHASVDGITRFLPSVAGFLLEREINFLGKALEHPTRPFAAILGGAKVSDKIGVIASLLNKADKILIGGGMANTFLAALGYDMQKSLVESDKIGYAKELLAQAEKSGVEFLLPTDVVAADRFADGAARENCAADRIREGWMALDIGEKTCELFAAALKDARTIVWNGPMGVFEMDAFCAGTEKVAKAVAASAAVSIVGGGDSVAAIEKLGLAADITHISTGGGASLEYLEGKTLPGVAALDDLRRPLIAGNWKMHKTVSEAVALAEEIARLTAGVEAEIAIFPPFTALESVAEAIDGRHVGYGGQDLHYEDKGAFTGAVSGPMLSDIGCQYVLVGHSERRHIFGETDAISGDKVRAALRNGLTPVLCVGERETERAKGETAAVIERQLAAGLSALEKQAELPAMVAYEPVWAIGTGKTASPADADEVCGRIRAWIAANFGEKAARFARILYGGSVNEKNIKALMDTDNIDGVLVGGASLSAGGFAAIARYK